A stretch of the Jeotgalibacillus haloalkalitolerans genome encodes the following:
- the treC gene encoding alpha,alpha-phosphotrehalase, which produces MAQPWWKKAVVYQIYPKSFNDTTGNGVGDLNGITEKLDYLNELGVDVLWLTPPYKSPQRDNGYDISDYFSIHEEYGSMEDFDRMLEEAHKRDIRIIMDIVVNHTSTEHEWFIESRKSKDSEYRDFYIWKDGKEDGSEPTNWASKFGGNAWQFDEATGQYYLHLFDVTQADLNWENEKVRREIYDMMNFWAEKGVDGFRLDVINLVSKNQDFPDETGDGDGRRFYTDGPRVHEYMHEMNQEVFSKHDLLTVGEMSSTTIDHCIQYSNPEREELSMTFNFHHLKVDYPNGEKWTAADFDFLQLKEILSTWQVGMNEGGGWNALFWCNHDQPRVVSRYGNDSEYHNESAKMLATSVHMMQGTPYIYQGEEFGMTNPKFTSIDEYRDVESLNIYNILLEEGRSEEEILKILRQKSRDNSRTPVQWDDSENAGFTSGTPWIPVAKNYQEHNAKKALEDRDSVFYHYQKLIQLRKDFDILTDGNYELLLADHPSIFAYTRNTENETLLVLNNYYAEETVFEMPGTLSEKLAGFTRPEVLIQNYDDVNGDADHYTLRPYESIVFHYKK; this is translated from the coding sequence ATGGCACAGCCATGGTGGAAGAAAGCAGTTGTGTATCAGATTTATCCGAAGAGCTTTAATGATACGACTGGAAATGGTGTCGGTGATCTGAACGGCATTACTGAAAAACTTGATTATTTAAATGAACTGGGTGTCGATGTCCTCTGGCTCACACCGCCTTACAAATCACCTCAGCGTGACAACGGCTACGACATCAGTGATTATTTCTCCATTCACGAAGAATACGGTTCAATGGAAGACTTTGACCGCATGCTCGAGGAAGCCCATAAGCGCGATATCCGTATCATCATGGACATTGTAGTGAATCATACGTCAACCGAGCATGAATGGTTTATTGAATCACGCAAGTCAAAAGATAGTGAGTACCGTGACTTTTACATCTGGAAAGACGGTAAAGAAGATGGTTCTGAACCGACGAACTGGGCATCAAAATTTGGCGGCAATGCGTGGCAGTTTGATGAAGCAACCGGTCAGTACTACCTTCACCTGTTTGATGTGACACAGGCAGATCTGAACTGGGAAAACGAAAAAGTACGCCGTGAGATTTATGACATGATGAATTTCTGGGCTGAAAAAGGGGTGGATGGTTTCCGCCTTGACGTAATCAACCTCGTGTCAAAAAATCAGGATTTCCCTGATGAAACTGGTGACGGTGACGGACGCCGTTTTTACACAGACGGCCCGCGCGTACATGAGTATATGCATGAGATGAATCAGGAGGTCTTTTCAAAGCATGATCTGCTGACAGTCGGTGAAATGTCTTCAACAACGATTGATCACTGCATTCAATATTCAAACCCTGAGCGGGAAGAACTCAGCATGACGTTCAATTTCCATCATCTAAAAGTGGATTATCCAAACGGCGAAAAGTGGACAGCTGCTGACTTTGACTTCCTTCAACTGAAAGAGATTCTTTCTACATGGCAGGTCGGCATGAATGAAGGCGGCGGATGGAACGCGCTATTCTGGTGCAACCATGATCAGCCACGTGTGGTTTCGCGTTATGGAAATGACAGTGAGTATCACAATGAATCTGCGAAAATGCTTGCGACATCTGTTCATATGATGCAGGGTACCCCTTACATTTATCAGGGTGAAGAGTTCGGCATGACCAATCCGAAGTTTACTTCGATTGATGAATACCGTGATGTTGAGTCGCTGAACATTTATAATATCCTGTTAGAAGAAGGCAGGAGCGAGGAAGAAATCCTTAAAATCCTTCGTCAAAAATCACGCGATAACTCCCGTACACCTGTCCAGTGGGACGACAGCGAAAACGCAGGATTCACAAGCGGCACACCGTGGATTCCTGTAGCGAAAAACTATCAGGAGCACAATGCTAAAAAAGCACTGGAGGATCGTGATTCAGTCTTCTATCACTACCAGAAACTGATCCAGCTGCGTAAGGATTTTGATATCCTGACAGATGGAAACTATGAGCTGCTGCTTGCAGATCACCCATCCATTTTTGCTTACACGCGGAATACTGAAAACGAAACGCTGCTTGTACTAAATAACTACTATGCAGAAGAAACTGTGTTTGAAATGCCTGGAACACTCTCTGAAAAGCTGGCTGGCTTCACACGTCCTGAGGTGCTGATCCAGAATTATGATGATGTAAATGGTGATGCGGATCACTACACGCTTCGTCCTTATGAGTCGATTGTGTTTCATTATAAAAAGTAA
- the treP gene encoding PTS system trehalose-specific EIIBC component, with translation MSDVNREQVRQIVEAIGGQENIDTATHCVTRLRFVLHDDSKVDKKKLESIDLVKGSFANSGQYQVVIGQGLVDKVYKVLAEETGIQEVSKDDVKNAATKKMNPLQRAIKLLADIFIPILPAIVTAGLLLGLNNVLTAPDLFGADPLIVTYPQWADIAEVINIIASAAFTFLPALIGWSAVKRFGANPLMGIVLGLVLVHPNLLSAYAYPDALQEGTVPTWNLFGLTVESIGYQGQVLPVLVAAYLYAVIEKFLNRRVHDSIKLLVVAPVSILITGFAAFIVIGPLTFAAGTAVTDAVVWMFENFGWLGGLIYGGFYAVLVITGMHHTFLPVDLQLISDQGGTFLWPILALSNIAQGSAAFAIFAATFFMKNKDEKLKGLASSSGISAWLGVTEPALFGVNLRYKFPFICALIGSGIAGLILGANFVLANSIGVGGVPGIISIQSQFWGLFALGMGIVIVVPFALTLAYALIIKKGKLEEE, from the coding sequence ATGAGCGATGTGAATCGTGAACAGGTGCGCCAGATTGTTGAGGCAATCGGCGGACAGGAAAACATCGACACGGCTACTCACTGTGTCACACGTCTCCGCTTCGTCCTGCACGACGACAGTAAGGTAGACAAAAAGAAGCTTGAATCAATTGATCTTGTAAAAGGATCTTTTGCTAACAGCGGACAGTATCAGGTTGTAATCGGACAGGGTCTTGTAGACAAGGTTTACAAGGTGCTTGCAGAGGAAACCGGTATCCAGGAAGTATCAAAGGATGATGTAAAAAATGCAGCGACGAAAAAGATGAATCCGCTGCAGCGCGCAATTAAATTGTTAGCTGATATCTTTATTCCTATCCTTCCGGCAATCGTAACAGCAGGTTTACTGCTTGGTTTGAACAATGTGTTAACAGCACCGGACCTGTTTGGTGCAGATCCACTGATCGTCACTTATCCTCAGTGGGCTGATATTGCAGAAGTCATTAACATTATAGCCAGCGCCGCCTTCACCTTTTTACCCGCACTGATCGGCTGGTCAGCGGTAAAAAGGTTCGGGGCCAACCCTTTAATGGGTATCGTACTTGGTTTAGTACTGGTACACCCTAACCTGTTAAGTGCTTACGCTTACCCGGATGCGCTTCAGGAGGGAACTGTACCAACGTGGAATTTATTCGGCTTAACTGTTGAATCAATCGGTTATCAGGGACAGGTACTTCCGGTATTAGTGGCAGCTTATTTATATGCTGTGATTGAAAAGTTCTTAAACAGACGCGTACATGATTCAATCAAACTGCTGGTTGTCGCACCGGTTTCAATTTTAATCACAGGATTTGCAGCATTTATCGTGATTGGACCACTGACATTTGCAGCAGGTACAGCAGTAACTGATGCAGTTGTCTGGATGTTTGAAAACTTCGGCTGGTTAGGCGGACTGATCTACGGCGGATTCTATGCAGTACTTGTTATCACAGGTATGCACCACACATTCCTGCCGGTAGACTTACAGCTGATCTCAGACCAGGGCGGTACATTCCTGTGGCCAATCCTTGCATTGTCTAACATTGCACAGGGTTCTGCAGCATTTGCGATCTTTGCCGCGACATTCTTTATGAAAAATAAAGATGAAAAATTAAAAGGTCTTGCAAGTTCCTCAGGGATCTCTGCATGGCTTGGCGTAACAGAGCCTGCACTGTTCGGGGTTAACCTGCGCTACAAGTTCCCATTCATCTGCGCATTGATCGGTTCAGGAATTGCAGGACTTATCCTTGGTGCCAACTTCGTCCTCGCCAACTCAATCGGCGTCGGCGGTGTACCGGGAATCATCTCAATCCAGAGTCAGTTCTGGGGACTATTCGCACTTGGCATGGGCATCGTGATCGTTGTCCCATTCGCTCTTACACTTGCCTACGCACTGATTATTAAAAAAGGTAAGCTTGAAGAAGAATAA
- a CDS encoding ATP-binding protein produces MRWLLSLLTHKLRSSRSKVLPSDQPLSTLLHLVKVGYLAMEIADKLSYKNKDINKLFFEIIISKPETLILHRKSVISAASHMLEWCEKGSDLPEKISLYQAENNVIRAMYDVHFDHKNDLLPERVNNRVSLKHKYQDIWLVYRDVLAAATGNKLMLIEAHEVERFKNGVVLSEGRIEERSDVSVVRNEARKCFEARHFSKTVVMSFLLVLSEAMTNVYKHAGHGKVMIVEQDEAIHFIVEDSGKGIPLEQLPKAALLSGYSTQNSMGQGFTLMLKIASCVYLHTSEKGSIFVLTFALSDRTKGDHEITDISLNEELEKQLDEII; encoded by the coding sequence GTGAGATGGCTATTATCTTTACTGACTCATAAGTTGCGTTCCAGCCGTTCAAAAGTACTGCCATCGGATCAGCCGCTTTCTACTTTACTTCACCTGGTGAAAGTGGGCTATTTAGCAATGGAGATTGCTGATAAGCTTTCGTATAAAAATAAAGACATTAATAAATTGTTCTTTGAGATCATAATTTCAAAGCCGGAAACACTTATTTTACACAGGAAATCCGTTATTTCTGCAGCATCACATATGCTGGAGTGGTGTGAAAAGGGTAGTGATCTCCCGGAGAAAATCAGTCTGTATCAGGCAGAAAACAACGTGATACGTGCAATGTATGATGTGCATTTTGATCACAAAAATGATCTTCTTCCTGAAAGGGTGAACAACAGAGTCTCATTAAAACATAAATATCAGGACATCTGGTTGGTTTACCGTGACGTGCTTGCGGCGGCTACCGGCAATAAGCTGATGTTAATTGAGGCGCATGAGGTAGAGCGTTTTAAGAATGGCGTTGTGCTGAGTGAAGGCAGGATCGAGGAAAGGTCTGATGTTTCGGTTGTAAGAAATGAAGCAAGAAAGTGTTTTGAAGCACGGCATTTTTCCAAAACAGTAGTGATGAGCTTTCTGCTGGTGCTGTCAGAAGCGATGACCAATGTGTATAAGCATGCAGGACACGGAAAAGTGATGATTGTCGAACAGGATGAGGCAATTCATTTTATAGTAGAAGATTCCGGGAAAGGCATTCCGCTTGAGCAATTGCCAAAAGCTGCATTACTTTCTGGTTACTCCACGCAGAATTCAATGGGCCAGGGGTTTACATTGATGTTGAAAATCGCAAGCTGTGTCTATCTTCATACATCAGAGAAAGGTTCAATATTTGTGCTAACGTTTGCCCTGTCAGATAGGACGAAGGGTGATCACGAAATTACAGACATTTCTTTAAATGAAGAGCTCGAAAAGCAACTGGATGAAATTATTTAG
- a CDS encoding FapA family protein, whose amino-acid sequence MQSIVSRGKSIKEAVQTGVELLEVSKRDVHIEVLQNPAKGFLKMGSKQAVVRLTLLNENRETSVKTDVSPSPGLSEEQAEVNDWFAQAEYFFDKVEVDRIEPEINQPPKKSFQPTEGEMLERNGAVWVEDGRLMVEPGTHKLPIITIPKEITLYRNQHPVDEKTFILSANDSYRLVIEDQIKETEWSITIDHNKLKAYLEVNPGYKITRTIQDAEPSSHLTLAFKEEKQTYLTLTERDIKEDMQEKSILQNIDQIELMRAVRNTEPETYTIARGVAPADGKDGWLELMVDTHIKEGMHEDDQGKVDFRETKVFPNIETGDIIGIVHPSVEGSSGYSVFSETIPPKPVYPVILRLGKGVKLIGDQVVAKEFGRPHIEERGQLVKIMIMPKLLHSGDVNLESGNISFFGDVEITGEVHNGMKIEAQGNVIIAKNISGSVCNATGAISVKGNVISSDLSAGQSNMVTSKLSMLVGILKQDIDRIIAVITQLVNSPGFKSTDFAKGGLQPLVRILMEKKFQDFRPRAKRYVQLVKEGRAQLDDERWEETAEQISSLFVNLSAKPMSLNIFTHLSQKLAALQEEVELFDETKSTVSVQNVLNSRIHAGGNLFIKGQSCVNSRIHAGGYMTITGTLRGGEAYAEKGMYIGGTGAESGTPTNLSVPSNATIKIGTALEGTVLKIGNRKIVLTEDHYAVTASINAKGQIILR is encoded by the coding sequence ATGCAGAGTATCGTGTCGAGGGGGAAATCGATTAAGGAAGCGGTTCAGACTGGGGTGGAACTGCTCGAGGTATCTAAACGTGATGTACATATCGAGGTACTTCAAAATCCGGCCAAAGGGTTTTTAAAAATGGGTTCAAAGCAGGCCGTTGTCAGGCTGACCCTGCTTAATGAAAATAGAGAGACGTCAGTTAAAACAGATGTCTCTCCATCACCTGGTTTAAGTGAAGAACAGGCAGAGGTAAACGACTGGTTTGCTCAGGCAGAATATTTCTTTGATAAAGTGGAAGTCGACCGGATAGAGCCTGAAATCAATCAGCCTCCAAAAAAGAGCTTTCAGCCAACAGAAGGTGAGATGCTGGAGCGAAATGGTGCAGTCTGGGTGGAGGACGGCAGGCTGATGGTGGAACCGGGTACGCATAAGCTGCCTATCATTACGATTCCTAAAGAAATTACGCTTTACCGGAATCAACATCCGGTTGATGAAAAAACATTTATTCTTTCTGCAAATGATTCATACAGATTGGTCATTGAAGATCAGATAAAAGAGACGGAATGGTCGATCACGATTGATCATAATAAGTTAAAGGCTTATCTGGAAGTGAATCCGGGCTATAAAATCACCCGCACGATCCAGGATGCGGAGCCGTCCTCACATCTAACCCTTGCATTTAAAGAGGAAAAGCAAACCTATCTGACACTAACTGAACGGGACATAAAAGAGGACATGCAGGAGAAATCAATTCTTCAGAATATTGATCAGATTGAACTGATGAGAGCCGTCCGGAATACAGAACCCGAAACATACACGATTGCACGCGGCGTCGCACCGGCTGATGGAAAAGATGGCTGGCTTGAACTGATGGTAGACACGCATATCAAGGAAGGGATGCATGAGGATGATCAGGGAAAAGTCGACTTCCGTGAAACGAAAGTATTTCCAAATATTGAAACCGGGGATATTATCGGCATTGTTCATCCATCTGTAGAAGGCAGCTCAGGGTACTCCGTTTTTAGTGAAACCATTCCGCCAAAGCCTGTCTATCCAGTGATACTCAGGCTGGGGAAGGGTGTAAAACTGATCGGAGACCAGGTAGTTGCGAAAGAGTTCGGCCGTCCTCATATTGAAGAGCGCGGACAGCTTGTAAAGATCATGATTATGCCGAAGCTTCTTCACAGTGGTGATGTCAACCTGGAGTCAGGTAATATCTCCTTTTTCGGAGATGTCGAGATCACAGGTGAAGTGCATAACGGTATGAAGATTGAAGCCCAGGGCAATGTCATCATTGCTAAAAACATCAGTGGATCTGTATGTAATGCCACGGGGGCGATCAGTGTTAAAGGAAATGTGATTTCCTCAGACCTGTCTGCGGGTCAGAGCAATATGGTGACCTCAAAGCTGTCCATGCTGGTCGGCATACTTAAGCAGGATATTGACCGGATTATTGCCGTGATCACACAGCTGGTTAATTCACCCGGCTTTAAGTCAACTGACTTTGCTAAAGGCGGTCTTCAGCCACTCGTCCGCATTTTAATGGAAAAGAAATTTCAGGATTTCAGACCGAGAGCGAAAAGGTATGTGCAGCTTGTGAAGGAAGGGCGGGCACAGCTTGATGATGAACGCTGGGAAGAGACAGCTGAACAGATTTCATCCCTGTTTGTAAACCTCTCCGCGAAGCCGATGTCCCTGAATATATTCACACACCTCTCCCAGAAGCTTGCTGCACTTCAGGAAGAAGTTGAGTTGTTTGATGAAACAAAATCAACTGTCAGTGTTCAAAATGTCCTGAACAGCAGAATTCACGCAGGTGGAAATCTGTTTATCAAAGGTCAGAGCTGTGTGAATTCAAGAATCCATGCAGGTGGCTATATGACCATTACAGGTACACTGCGCGGTGGTGAAGCCTACGCTGAAAAAGGCATGTATATCGGTGGGACAGGTGCGGAAAGTGGTACACCAACCAATCTTTCTGTCCCATCAAATGCCACGATTAAAATCGGTACAGCGCTTGAAGGGACGGTTCTGAAAATCGGTAACCGTAAAATCGTACTGACAGAAGATCACTATGCTGTAACAGCATCCATTAACGCGAAGGGACAGATCATTTTACGCTGA
- a CDS encoding STAS domain-containing protein yields MFLYEIKQEGSHVLVIFEGDLDIDCTETVEDELIPALTNYKSVTIEFEKVEFVDSSGMGLLLNLVQSLKDEGITVRIRQVREEVMEVFDLLQIPEILGRKIFVR; encoded by the coding sequence ATGTTTTTATATGAAATAAAGCAGGAGGGCAGCCATGTCCTCGTGATATTTGAAGGGGACCTGGATATTGATTGCACAGAAACAGTCGAAGACGAGCTGATTCCTGCATTAACAAACTATAAAAGTGTCACAATCGAATTCGAAAAAGTGGAATTCGTCGACTCATCAGGAATGGGTCTGTTGCTAAATCTGGTTCAGTCGCTGAAAGATGAGGGCATCACCGTCCGCATCAGACAGGTTCGAGAAGAAGTCATGGAGGTATTTGATCTCCTGCAAATCCCTGAAATTCTGGGGCGAAAGATATTTGTGAGGTAA
- a CDS encoding SpoIIE family protein phosphatase, with protein sequence MLDPRRTTGITRDSMTENIIQSMAHHIAVIDQTGKILIVNSAWSDYTRFNGGDPDETGVGNNYFDVSDKETVRQINMVLNGTADRIVIEYPCHAPREKRWFAMNVTPLRDAGQRKIIGAVITHMDVTDRKLLELRQQKDLDMAKSIQKRVVIDPVEEEHIKIKGFYLASDQLSGDLYAWYKLNAHQYGVILLDIMGHGVTAGMMSMAIRSILEGIITDEIEPEKVYRKLNDQFHKLFKSGKGYKNFFCTGIYMLLDINDRIISYVNAGHPGGVGVSGKESFILKSNNPPIGLSKEPVVISNKIQISEHTKVILYTDGFTDSMGLRITEGEQFILQEMRSNDQIHDHFEQIVSNLDIKDDIAVVSVSFD encoded by the coding sequence ATGTTAGACCCCAGAAGGACAACAGGAATTACCCGGGATTCGATGACAGAAAACATTATACAATCCATGGCACATCATATTGCGGTCATTGATCAGACCGGCAAAATTCTGATTGTAAATAGTGCCTGGTCTGACTATACAAGGTTCAATGGCGGAGATCCTGATGAAACGGGCGTAGGGAATAATTATTTTGACGTATCTGATAAGGAAACAGTCAGGCAGATTAACATGGTTCTCAATGGAACAGCTGATCGGATAGTGATTGAATATCCATGCCACGCCCCGCGCGAAAAGCGGTGGTTTGCGATGAACGTTACGCCACTTAGAGATGCCGGTCAGAGAAAGATTATCGGTGCAGTCATTACTCATATGGATGTAACGGACCGGAAATTACTTGAGCTTCGCCAGCAAAAGGATCTGGATATGGCCAAATCTATTCAGAAGCGGGTTGTGATCGATCCGGTTGAAGAAGAGCATATTAAAATTAAAGGCTTTTACTTGGCCTCTGATCAGCTGTCAGGAGATTTGTATGCCTGGTATAAGCTGAACGCCCATCAATACGGTGTGATTCTGCTTGATATTATGGGGCACGGTGTAACAGCGGGGATGATGAGTATGGCAATCCGTTCGATTCTAGAGGGCATCATTACGGATGAAATTGAACCGGAAAAAGTATACCGGAAATTAAATGATCAGTTCCATAAGCTGTTCAAATCAGGCAAAGGCTATAAAAACTTTTTCTGTACAGGAATTTATATGCTGCTTGATATCAATGATAGAATTATTTCGTATGTCAATGCCGGTCATCCTGGTGGCGTAGGTGTTTCAGGGAAAGAAAGCTTTATTTTAAAAAGTAATAATCCGCCGATCGGCCTTTCAAAAGAACCGGTCGTTATCTCAAATAAAATCCAGATCAGCGAGCATACAAAAGTGATTTTATACACAGACGGCTTCACTGATTCAATGGGATTAAGAATCACTGAAGGGGAGCAGTTTATTTTGCAGGAAATGAGAAGCAACGACCAGATTCACGATCATTTCGAACAAATTGTTTCAAATCTGGATATAAAGGACGATATAGCAGTTGTAAGTGTCAGTTTTGACTGA
- a CDS encoding sensor domain-containing protein: MDEQHLIKLLRLPAAIVDEGGVIQLANPAWDQFGPMVDHAGKTYSELNKLIRAPHIKKECQKIWRGKNEAFEYYFRTVSRDHCQLSISKCNEHHMLFQIIAAVDSGVVAENAVDVLESMNEAFFSLDEKWCFTYVNHMAERVLFKTREEMIGKNMWRLFPEAWGTNFEEHYFKTMHDQIPTQFEEYYQPNESWFDVHAYPNRQGGISVYFRNINEQKELEKSLWQSANSDHLTGLPNRRYSYELMKGYIDKDQPFTIYFLDLNQFKIINDLYGHDVGDRLIRKIGMRLEKNLPDELTISRLGGDEYLILLPDAPDEDEVIGFGNRIISMFSRAFVLQDRPEIHIEPSIGVSQYPKDGNLVDTLIDKADIAMYEAKKKQATKAILYNPDMHESVSRDLIIQQELKKVIERGELEFVYQPQVDATRTWITGVEVLTRWSHPVLGPVSPAEFIPIAETSGMMEKLTRYQLEWCLKKFSDWRQHFEFDGTIAFNISSSLFRNKNFIAFLEQVIKEYGIPFQQIELEITENIQLFSHKESVQTLERLREMGIRVAIDDFGTGYSTLSYLNKFPVDKIKVDKHFTDQIMVDEKGEAILVSIIKLANSLDLDVLAEGVETEDQRDFLLMNGCDDMQGYYFFKPLTLDECEQFYYEKVLKDRVPE; encoded by the coding sequence ATGGATGAACAGCATTTAATTAAACTGCTCCGGCTGCCGGCTGCGATCGTCGATGAAGGGGGCGTAATTCAGTTAGCGAACCCTGCATGGGATCAATTCGGGCCCATGGTCGACCATGCGGGTAAAACGTACAGTGAACTGAATAAATTGATCAGGGCACCACACATTAAGAAGGAATGTCAGAAGATCTGGCGGGGCAAAAATGAGGCATTCGAATATTATTTTCGTACGGTTTCACGCGACCACTGTCAGCTCAGTATCTCTAAATGCAATGAGCACCACATGCTTTTTCAAATCATAGCTGCAGTTGATTCAGGTGTAGTTGCTGAAAATGCAGTGGACGTCCTTGAAAGTATGAATGAAGCCTTTTTCTCACTTGATGAAAAGTGGTGTTTTACATACGTCAATCATATGGCAGAGCGGGTTTTATTCAAAACGAGAGAAGAAATGATCGGAAAAAATATGTGGCGTCTGTTTCCTGAAGCATGGGGCACAAACTTTGAGGAGCATTACTTTAAAACCATGCATGATCAGATTCCGACTCAGTTTGAAGAATACTACCAGCCGAATGAAAGCTGGTTTGACGTTCATGCCTATCCGAACAGGCAGGGAGGGATCTCTGTCTATTTCCGCAATATTAATGAACAGAAAGAACTCGAAAAATCCTTATGGCAGTCAGCAAACTCAGATCATCTAACAGGGCTGCCAAACAGGCGTTATTCCTATGAATTAATGAAGGGATATATAGATAAAGATCAGCCGTTTACCATTTATTTTCTGGATTTAAATCAATTTAAAATTATAAATGATCTGTACGGCCATGATGTAGGTGACAGACTGATTCGTAAAATCGGAATGCGGCTGGAAAAGAATCTCCCGGATGAGCTGACAATCTCAAGGCTCGGCGGGGACGAATATCTTATTTTACTACCGGATGCACCTGATGAAGATGAGGTGATCGGATTCGGAAACCGCATCATTAGTATGTTCAGTAGAGCCTTTGTGCTCCAGGACCGGCCCGAGATTCATATCGAACCGAGTATAGGTGTAAGCCAGTATCCAAAAGACGGCAACCTTGTGGATACGCTGATTGATAAAGCGGATATTGCGATGTATGAAGCGAAAAAAAAGCAGGCTACAAAAGCCATATTATATAACCCGGACATGCATGAAAGTGTCTCCCGTGACCTGATCATTCAGCAGGAGCTTAAAAAAGTGATTGAACGCGGCGAACTGGAATTCGTCTATCAGCCGCAGGTAGATGCCACCAGGACCTGGATTACGGGCGTAGAAGTACTGACACGTTGGTCCCATCCTGTTTTAGGACCAGTATCACCTGCAGAATTTATTCCTATTGCTGAAACATCAGGCATGATGGAAAAGCTGACACGCTATCAGCTTGAATGGTGTCTGAAAAAGTTCTCTGACTGGAGACAGCATTTTGAATTTGATGGAACCATTGCCTTCAATATTTCTTCGAGTCTATTTAGAAACAAAAACTTTATCGCCTTTTTAGAGCAGGTGATTAAAGAGTATGGAATCCCATTTCAGCAGATAGAGCTCGAGATCACTGAAAACATCCAGCTCTTTTCCCATAAAGAAAGCGTCCAGACACTCGAGCGGTTAAGGGAAATGGGTATCCGTGTTGCCATTGACGATTTCGGAACAGGCTACTCAACGCTGTCCTATCTGAATAAGTTTCCGGTTGATAAAATCAAGGTGGATAAGCACTTCACAGACCAGATCATGGTCGATGAAAAAGGTGAAGCCATCCTCGTTTCCATTATCAAGCTGGCCAACAGCCTCGACCTCGACGTTCTGGCAGAAGGCGTAGAAACAGAAGATCAGCGTGACTTCTTACTGATGAATGGCTGTGACGACATGCAGGGATATTACTTTTTTAAGCCATTAACGCTGGATGAGTGCGAGCAGTTTTATTATGAGAAGGTTTTGAAGGATAGAGTGCCTGAGTAG
- a CDS encoding DegV family protein, producing MRTAVVTDSTAYLPVELREMYDIRMVPLCVIMNGKTYEEEVDLTTDEFYDEVRKGGALPKTSQPAVGTFASLFEELSRDYDEVVTIHLSSGISGTYAGAVQAGEMVDDVKVYPFDSEISCMVQGMFVLEAAVMAKDGAGAEEILTRLNELKETTRAYFMVDNLGHLQRGGRLSNAQAIIGSMLQVKPLLHFVDTRIEPFEKIRTRKKAMKRIVDLLKDDAEKYEQVQAVIIHANREEEAIKWKNEISSELPNVSFRISHFGPVIGTHLGEGSMGLGWMKK from the coding sequence ATGAGAACGGCAGTGGTAACTGATAGTACGGCTTATTTGCCGGTGGAACTGCGTGAGATGTACGATATTCGCATGGTGCCGCTTTGTGTCATCATGAATGGCAAGACATATGAGGAAGAGGTCGATCTCACAACAGATGAATTTTATGACGAGGTCCGTAAAGGCGGTGCGCTGCCGAAAACGTCTCAGCCTGCGGTCGGTACATTCGCTTCTTTGTTTGAAGAGCTGAGTAGGGATTACGATGAAGTGGTCACGATTCATTTATCAAGCGGGATCAGCGGTACATATGCCGGTGCGGTTCAGGCTGGTGAGATGGTTGACGATGTAAAAGTGTATCCTTTTGATTCGGAAATCTCCTGTATGGTACAGGGGATGTTTGTGCTGGAAGCTGCTGTGATGGCAAAGGATGGTGCAGGCGCTGAGGAAATTCTGACCCGTTTAAATGAACTGAAGGAAACGACGCGCGCTTATTTTATGGTTGATAATCTGGGTCATCTTCAGCGTGGCGGACGTCTATCAAATGCGCAGGCGATTATTGGAAGCATGCTTCAGGTAAAGCCTTTATTGCATTTTGTAGATACAAGAATTGAGCCGTTTGAAAAAATCCGGACGCGTAAAAAAGCGATGAAGCGGATTGTTGATTTACTGAAGGATGATGCTGAGAAATATGAGCAGGTGCAGGCTGTGATTATCCATGCGAATCGTGAAGAAGAGGCGATTAAATGGAAAAATGAGATCAGCAGTGAACTGCCGAATGTATCGTTCCGCATCAGTCATTTTGGACCTGTGATTGGCACTCATCTTGGTGAGGGGTCGATGGGTCTTGGCTGGATGAAAAAATAA